Proteins from a genomic interval of Sphingobacterium sp. SYP-B4668:
- a CDS encoding FecR family protein: MKQEQLIILIHQYLIDAISDENLIQLRNELKQKSEEDLLDIWDNFSEFPSDLSQDVPNKGDIFDKIISDGRVQSAIVQKNRLVSRHRLRIISIGIVSAASLIIFLKWGIDYFQRPRTTDQTFVSKEAGEAILPGGNRARIVLTDGAEIDLEQLKPDTVIHLAGYSLQKRADGSISYILDNDVDSKTVIYNTIVTPRGGEYKLNLSDGTQVFVNSSSRLRYPVRFEGSSRQVELDGEAYFDVTKQFINGHNIPFIVKTGPQVLEVLGTIFNINSYGKSIQTTLVEGSVKLSYGNGQSRIIKPNQQSNYEPQAHSSTITEVDPFFAIAWKNGSFSFEDASIYDVMESVGRWYDVEVHFKGDFSGERFSGTMSRSDDIEKVLKTIELTGEMKFNRTGRRILVMK, from the coding sequence TTGAAACAGGAGCAGCTCATTATTTTGATTCATCAGTATTTGATAGATGCTATATCTGATGAAAATTTAATTCAACTACGGAATGAATTAAAACAAAAATCTGAAGAAGATTTGTTGGATATCTGGGATAATTTTTCCGAATTCCCTAGTGATTTATCTCAAGATGTCCCTAATAAGGGTGATATATTTGATAAAATAATATCGGATGGTAGGGTACAGTCAGCTATCGTCCAAAAGAATAGATTGGTATCGCGGCATCGTCTACGAATCATTTCCATTGGTATTGTCTCAGCGGCAAGTTTAATCATATTTCTAAAGTGGGGTATAGATTATTTCCAACGGCCGCGAACTACAGATCAAACGTTCGTATCAAAGGAGGCGGGGGAAGCAATTTTACCAGGAGGGAATAGAGCTCGGATTGTATTGACGGATGGGGCCGAGATTGATTTGGAACAGTTAAAGCCCGATACTGTTATTCATTTAGCCGGGTATAGTCTCCAGAAAAGAGCAGACGGTTCAATCAGCTATATCCTTGATAACGATGTCGATTCGAAAACAGTTATTTATAATACCATTGTCACACCAAGAGGAGGGGAGTATAAGCTTAACCTTTCGGACGGTACCCAAGTATTCGTCAACTCGTCTTCGCGATTACGCTATCCTGTTAGATTTGAAGGTAGCAGTCGCCAAGTCGAATTAGATGGAGAAGCCTATTTTGATGTGACCAAGCAGTTTATAAATGGCCACAATATTCCCTTCATCGTCAAGACAGGTCCGCAGGTTCTCGAGGTACTCGGCACCATATTTAACATTAATAGTTATGGTAAATCTATTCAGACAACCTTGGTCGAAGGTTCTGTGAAGCTATCCTATGGAAATGGTCAAAGCCGGATTATCAAACCCAATCAACAATCCAATTATGAACCCCAAGCCCATTCCTCCACTATAACAGAGGTGGATCCCTTCTTTGCTATAGCTTGGAAAAACGGGTCGTTTTCGTTTGAAGATGCTTCCATTTATGATGTTATGGAAAGCGTTGGTCGTTGGTATGACGTTGAAGTACATTTTAAGGGTGACTTTAGTGGCGAGCGGTTTTCGGGTACCATGTCAAGAAGTGACGATATAGAGAAGGTATTGAAAACGATAGAATTGACGGGAGAGATGAAATTTAATCGTACTGGAAGGAGGATTTTAGTTATGAAATAA
- a CDS encoding RagB/SusD family nutrient uptake outer membrane protein, producing the protein MNKNIKRGLSCLLGVSLLFSGCEKSLEEAPKQIAVENFYNTVPEVEAAVNAIYNPLRNDLISNYIATLECQSDWMYGRGSWSPLSNFQGLDDANITRVEGFWNNFYLAVRNANLVILNSPAEQVFVPFVGEAKFLRAYSYFQLVRNWGDVPLRTEATMAEKDLARSSSEVVYQLIEADLLSAIESLPVTPLVSGRPSKWAAQVLLADVYLQLGRYADAAQHAKEVSESGFSLVGVNEKKDFQYKIFGPDIISSSEEIFAFKYARLPGQGNYILWISNHPSTKLFTADGTGAYAVHGDATNPNYLSWSDNDIRKQLWDKVNFGLGPNTLVSSKYIDPSALDRNTAGNDLPIYRLSDALLIYAEAAARASSSVSSASMEALNKVHRRAYGFAPNSVSEVDYQVADYTLDGFIDLVVQERGYEFMYEGKRWLELKRIDEVNKYIEYGKGKTVVQKHLLWPIPLSETNYNDAIDPVSNQNPGY; encoded by the coding sequence ATGAATAAAAATATAAAGCGAGGCCTATCCTGTCTATTGGGCGTCAGTTTACTTTTTAGTGGATGTGAAAAATCTCTGGAAGAGGCACCCAAACAAATTGCAGTCGAAAATTTTTATAACACTGTACCAGAGGTGGAAGCCGCTGTAAATGCAATCTATAATCCGCTCCGGAATGATTTGATTAGCAACTATATTGCCACCTTAGAGTGTCAATCAGATTGGATGTATGGCAGAGGGAGTTGGTCTCCGCTAAGTAATTTTCAGGGATTGGATGATGCTAATATTACACGCGTTGAAGGGTTTTGGAACAATTTCTATTTAGCTGTTCGCAATGCTAATTTAGTCATTCTTAATTCCCCCGCTGAGCAGGTGTTTGTCCCATTTGTCGGTGAGGCTAAGTTTTTGCGCGCATATAGTTATTTTCAATTGGTGCGAAATTGGGGTGACGTCCCCTTGCGTACAGAGGCCACAATGGCCGAAAAGGATTTAGCCCGCAGCTCATCCGAAGTAGTCTATCAATTGATTGAAGCGGATTTACTCTCCGCTATCGAGTCTCTTCCTGTTACCCCCTTGGTGAGCGGTAGACCCAGCAAATGGGCCGCTCAAGTATTATTGGCAGATGTATATCTTCAATTGGGACGTTATGCCGATGCAGCCCAACATGCTAAAGAGGTCTCAGAGAGCGGATTTAGTTTGGTCGGTGTCAATGAAAAGAAGGACTTCCAGTATAAGATTTTCGGTCCAGATATCATCTCGAGCAGCGAAGAAATCTTTGCCTTCAAATATGCCCGCCTACCTGGTCAAGGTAATTATATCCTGTGGATTTCCAATCATCCCAGCACCAAATTATTTACTGCTGATGGTACAGGTGCTTATGCCGTTCACGGAGATGCTACCAATCCCAATTACCTAAGCTGGAGCGATAATGATATCCGAAAGCAACTTTGGGACAAAGTCAACTTTGGTTTGGGGCCCAATACCTTAGTAAGTTCAAAATATATAGATCCAAGTGCGCTGGATCGCAATACGGCAGGCAACGACCTACCCATATACAGACTATCTGATGCCTTGTTAATCTATGCCGAAGCAGCTGCTCGTGCCAGCAGCTCAGTCAGTTCCGCGAGTATGGAAGCACTAAACAAAGTCCACCGTCGGGCCTATGGTTTCGCACCAAATTCCGTATCTGAGGTTGATTATCAAGTGGCAGATTATACTTTAGACGGTTTTATCGATCTCGTCGTCCAAGAGCGTGGATACGAGTTTATGTATGAAGGCAAGCGATGGCTGGAATTGAAGCGTATAGATGAAGTGAATAAATATATCGAGTATGGAAAAGGGAAGACCGTCG
- a CDS encoding RNA polymerase sigma factor, producing MNQGFPKILQEDFVRFKSGDQIEFRKIFNIYYKLIYRYSLRFLKQHEDTEELVQEVFILLYLNREKIEDAAAVYPYLFTITKRLVISSFRKKIIESKFEVHLQNIWKEEDYDTEESLASRELSYFLDRAIASLPEKQKEVYAMNKLEGLSYQEIADKIGISKNTVKNHLITASKTVKVIMRGIYLIFFLMKI from the coding sequence ATGAATCAAGGATTTCCCAAAATATTGCAAGAAGATTTTGTAAGGTTTAAATCTGGGGATCAAATCGAATTTCGGAAGATATTTAATATTTACTACAAGCTCATCTATCGTTATTCGCTTCGGTTTCTCAAGCAGCATGAAGACACCGAAGAGTTGGTTCAAGAGGTTTTTATTCTGTTGTATCTCAATCGAGAGAAAATTGAGGATGCGGCAGCAGTTTATCCCTATTTATTTACTATTACCAAGCGATTGGTTATTTCTAGCTTTAGAAAGAAGATAATTGAATCAAAATTCGAAGTTCACTTACAGAATATATGGAAAGAGGAGGATTATGATACCGAGGAATCCCTAGCCAGTAGGGAGCTCAGTTATTTTTTAGATAGGGCTATAGCCAGCTTGCCAGAAAAGCAAAAAGAAGTATACGCCATGAACAAACTTGAAGGCTTATCTTATCAAGAGATAGCAGACAAAATCGGTATTTCCAAGAATACCGTAAAGAATCATCTAATTACAGCATCCAAGACTGTCAAAGTTATCATGAGAGGTATTTACCTAATCTTCTTTTTGATGAAAATTTAA
- a CDS encoding TonB-dependent receptor — translation MKLSLILLLVVTLQVSAFSYGQKITLQKNNVTLSSVLQDLQKQSGYHIFYDKSLLPSKALISVSVKDAAFEDVLRDLLTKHDLDYKKLERNIVLVRKEGRLTADTDDMNGYANQEKVIIGSVQNIEGQPLAGATISIKGTNIRTSTDEQGNYSIKIHDTEAIILASILGYKGQAVRVGSRSVVDIVLEVQPDELDEVVVVGYGTVKKSDLTGSVSQVKSKELNAFPNANALQALAGRAPGVHIRQSSGAPGPSMSVRVRGGNSIKGSNEPLYVIDGFPIAGNNPTIISPADIESIEILKDASATAIYGSRGANGVVIITTKKGKEGRTNVSFESSYSTQQLIRKLDLMDAQEYARFYNEQAVNDKLAPYFTEEDIQNFGEGFDWQDFVFQRAPMYTSSLSVSGGNEKTQFSIGGSFFGQDGIVKGSDYDRYSLQSNLKHQISKKFTVELNSVLSRLTTKRRDSGGGNRGNSMIAAAISAPPILTPFNDDGSYRILHTAYPFLATDLRNPINWINESKAETKANLALINASLSYQITPDILLKIAGGLENRDDRSDNYTSTKFFDSPGNASVSTSQQSSLLNENTLNYRKVFQEKHSLSAVGGITYQNFVNTSLNASGTDFLSDLFETYNLGAAGTPGVPGSGYVKSTLISFLGRVNYSYDDRYLATVSFRRDGSSRYSSGSKWGNFPSGALAWRVSNEDFMKGMPIVSDLKLRTSWGLTGSQAIDPYTTLNLLSSGKTIFGNEYYNTVGPSTRLPNDLSWETTEQLDVGADIGIMNNRILLTADFYVKNTRDLLSDVRLPSSMGYTSTIQNVGKVQNKGVEFGIEFKPFTRAFTWDVQANISFNKNKVISLYNQEDVLRDNIGMIIVSDATSILREGRPVGQFWGYVEDGYDSKGDIIFRDINGDGKISSADKTYIGDANPDFTYGFNSQMSYKNFEFSFFIQGTYGNDILNASSITNTMDYGFGLNMPKNVYQTHWLPDRTNADYPRISRSTPVKMSSRFIEDGSYLRLKNISLAYNLPLTAMNLQKIQQLQVYVSGQNLFTATKYSWWDPETNFRLDHNTYPAAKSITFGIRAAF, via the coding sequence ATGAAACTATCCTTGATTTTACTACTCGTAGTTACACTACAAGTTAGTGCATTTTCATACGGCCAGAAAATAACGCTTCAAAAAAATAATGTGACCCTCTCCTCTGTTTTGCAAGACTTACAAAAGCAAAGTGGCTACCATATCTTTTATGATAAATCACTACTTCCATCTAAAGCCCTCATAAGTGTTTCGGTAAAGGATGCTGCTTTTGAAGACGTCCTGAGAGACTTGCTGACCAAGCATGATTTGGATTACAAGAAATTGGAGCGCAATATTGTCCTTGTTAGGAAAGAAGGTAGATTGACAGCTGATACCGACGATATGAATGGGTATGCCAATCAAGAAAAAGTAATTATTGGCAGTGTCCAGAATATCGAGGGCCAGCCTCTCGCTGGGGCTACGATTTCAATAAAAGGGACCAACATCCGTACCTCTACTGATGAGCAAGGGAATTACTCCATCAAAATCCATGATACTGAAGCTATTATTTTAGCCTCTATCCTTGGCTATAAAGGTCAAGCCGTTCGTGTTGGAAGCCGGTCGGTGGTTGACATAGTCTTGGAAGTCCAGCCCGACGAATTGGATGAGGTAGTCGTTGTCGGTTATGGTACCGTCAAAAAATCAGACTTAACCGGCTCCGTTTCACAGGTCAAATCCAAGGAGCTCAATGCCTTTCCCAATGCCAATGCGCTACAGGCTTTAGCCGGCCGAGCACCGGGTGTACATATTCGTCAAAGTTCAGGTGCTCCTGGACCTTCAATGTCCGTGCGGGTACGTGGCGGTAACTCCATCAAAGGAAGTAATGAACCCCTATATGTTATCGACGGATTTCCAATAGCGGGCAATAATCCAACAATTATCAGCCCTGCCGATATTGAGAGCATTGAAATCCTTAAGGATGCTTCTGCGACCGCCATTTACGGTTCGAGAGGAGCCAATGGTGTGGTTATCATTACGACCAAGAAAGGGAAAGAAGGACGTACGAATGTCTCTTTTGAGAGCAGCTACAGTACACAACAATTGATACGCAAGTTGGATTTAATGGATGCACAAGAATATGCGCGTTTTTATAATGAACAGGCCGTCAATGATAAGTTAGCTCCCTATTTTACCGAGGAAGACATCCAGAATTTCGGAGAAGGTTTTGATTGGCAGGACTTCGTATTCCAACGTGCTCCTATGTATACCAGTTCGTTGAGTGTTTCAGGTGGAAATGAAAAGACCCAGTTTTCCATTGGAGGAAGTTTCTTCGGTCAAGATGGAATAGTTAAAGGCAGTGATTACGACCGTTATTCCTTACAGAGTAACCTAAAGCATCAGATCAGCAAAAAATTTACGGTTGAATTGAACAGTGTATTGTCAAGACTAACGACTAAGCGAAGAGATAGTGGTGGTGGCAATCGAGGCAATTCTATGATAGCAGCTGCAATTTCTGCGCCCCCTATACTTACTCCATTCAATGATGATGGATCTTATAGGATATTGCATACGGCCTACCCCTTTTTGGCGACCGACCTACGCAATCCTATTAATTGGATTAACGAAAGTAAGGCGGAGACCAAGGCTAATTTAGCCTTGATAAATGCCTCACTCTCTTATCAAATTACTCCTGATATCCTGCTTAAAATAGCTGGAGGTCTAGAGAATCGAGATGACCGTTCCGATAATTATACCTCGACTAAGTTTTTTGACAGTCCTGGTAATGCAAGTGTTTCTACCTCTCAGCAATCCAGTTTATTGAATGAAAACACCCTAAATTACAGAAAGGTATTCCAAGAAAAACATAGCCTTTCAGCGGTTGGGGGTATCACGTATCAAAATTTTGTCAATACATCACTGAATGCCAGTGGTACCGACTTCCTGTCAGACCTGTTTGAGACCTACAATCTGGGAGCGGCGGGCACTCCGGGAGTACCGGGATCCGGATATGTCAAGTCCACACTGATTTCGTTTTTAGGCCGTGTCAACTACAGTTATGATGATCGCTATCTGGCCACAGTAAGCTTTCGTAGAGATGGCTCATCTCGTTATTCATCAGGGAGCAAGTGGGGTAATTTTCCGTCAGGAGCATTAGCATGGCGAGTTTCCAATGAAGATTTTATGAAAGGTATGCCAATCGTTTCCGATTTAAAATTAAGGACCAGCTGGGGGCTTACCGGTAGCCAAGCGATAGATCCTTATACTACTTTGAATCTGTTGTCATCCGGTAAAACGATCTTTGGTAACGAGTATTATAATACCGTAGGGCCTTCTACACGGCTGCCCAATGACCTCTCTTGGGAGACTACCGAACAATTGGATGTAGGGGCAGATATTGGGATTATGAACAATCGTATTCTTCTTACAGCCGATTTTTATGTCAAAAATACACGTGATCTATTGAGTGATGTTCGCTTGCCCTCTTCTATGGGCTATACCTCCACCATTCAAAATGTAGGAAAAGTGCAAAATAAGGGAGTGGAGTTTGGAATCGAATTCAAGCCCTTTACCCGGGCCTTTACTTGGGATGTACAAGCCAATATTTCCTTTAATAAAAACAAGGTGATTAGTCTCTATAATCAGGAAGACGTGCTGCGTGATAATATTGGTATGATAATCGTCAGCGATGCGACCAGTATATTACGCGAAGGACGACCAGTAGGTCAGTTTTGGGGATATGTAGAAGATGGTTATGACAGTAAGGGAGATATCATCTTTCGGGATATCAATGGTGATGGCAAGATCAGCTCGGCAGACAAAACGTATATAGGCGATGCTAATCCCGATTTTACTTATGGATTCAATTCACAGATGAGCTACAAGAACTTTGAGTTTTCTTTTTTCATACAAGGTACCTACGGCAATGATATATTGAATGCGAGCTCCATTACCAATACCATGGACTACGGATTTGGGTTGAATATGCCTAAAAACGTTTACCAAACCCATTGGTTGCCCGATCGTACAAATGCAGACTATCCACGTATTAGTCGTTCTACTCCTGTAAAAATGTCTTCTAGGTTTATAGAAGATGGGTCGTACCTTAGGTTGAAAAATATTTCACTGGCTTACAACTTGCCCTTGACGGCCATGAACTTACAAAAGATACAGCAGTTGCAAGTTTATGTCAGTGGACAGAACCTATTTACGGCCACGAAATATTCATGGTGGGATCCCGAGACAAATTTTAGATTGGACCATAATACCTACCCCGCGGCAAAATCTATCACTTTCGGTATTCGCGCCGCGTTCTAA